A genomic segment from Leptolyngbya boryana PCC 6306 encodes:
- a CDS encoding acyl-CoA dehydrogenase, producing the protein MLLLLQLTILSLVLLTLGFIGVSLWIWLIYGAIVLFTLQSPIWLWSLYAAIGLVLAIPQIRRQVLTKPIMKVIRVPKISETERAAINAGTVWVEGEFFSGVPDFERMNQAAYPEVTPELQTFLDEQVEQVCRMATDWEIQRHKDLPIEVWQYLKQERFFGMMIPVEYGGLGFSNFAYSTVMAKLASRSFIHTATVGVTNSLGPAKLLLNYGTSEQKEYYLPRLASGEEIPCFALTEPTAGSDAASITAKGIVFRDDDGKLMVRLNFRKRYITLGAIATLIGLAFKLYDPDNLLGKGEDVGITCILIPANTEGMILGKRHDPMGVPFYNSPVEGQDVVVSVDQIIGGVEQAGQGWKMLMQALAAGRGISFPASCTGVAKLVARVTGAYAKVRQQFGSSIGRFEGIEEPLARIGGLTYVLDAARIYTVGAVDAGEKPAVVSAIAKYQFTETTRKLVNDGMDILGGSGICRGPRNLLANFYTAMPIPITVEGSNILTRTLMIFGQGVMRCHPYLYAEVMAIETGDAIAFDQALWKHIGSIFRNTFRTLLLSLSRGYLASVPGNKSTKRYYQKLAWSSAMFAFLTDFLLIRFGGALKRQEKLTGRLADWLSWMYLSIATLRRFGAEGYKAEDLIFVQWAMNYSFAQMQQALEGILVNLPIPSIAKSILLSLVRINPLGTLPTDTQGSRVAQALQTTGEEREHLTSGIYLPKHPDEALGRLEQALKLCEQAEAVMSKVKQAIRAGQLPQGKVETSIEAALKTEVITKAEADLLRAAESARFDAIQVDAFTLQEYQGNGLQVPQFSTILAQKNVT; encoded by the coding sequence ATGTTGCTTCTCTTACAATTGACGATTTTGAGTCTCGTACTGCTGACGTTAGGATTTATCGGTGTGTCGCTCTGGATTTGGCTCATCTACGGCGCGATCGTACTCTTCACGTTGCAATCACCCATCTGGCTCTGGAGCCTATACGCTGCGATCGGGCTAGTTCTAGCAATCCCTCAAATCCGGCGACAAGTGCTTACAAAGCCCATTATGAAGGTCATTCGGGTGCCAAAAATTTCGGAGACTGAGCGAGCAGCCATTAATGCTGGAACAGTGTGGGTCGAAGGGGAATTCTTCTCGGGTGTTCCAGATTTTGAGCGAATGAATCAGGCAGCTTATCCAGAAGTCACACCTGAATTGCAGACCTTTCTAGATGAGCAGGTCGAACAGGTCTGTCGAATGGCAACAGACTGGGAAATTCAGCGTCATAAAGATTTGCCGATCGAAGTATGGCAATATCTCAAGCAAGAACGATTCTTTGGCATGATGATTCCTGTCGAGTATGGCGGCTTGGGCTTCTCGAACTTTGCCTATAGCACTGTTATGGCAAAGCTTGCTTCACGATCGTTTATTCATACTGCAACTGTTGGAGTTACAAACTCTCTTGGCCCCGCTAAGCTTTTGCTCAATTATGGAACTTCAGAACAAAAAGAATACTACCTACCTCGACTCGCAAGCGGTGAGGAGATTCCTTGCTTTGCCTTAACAGAGCCAACTGCTGGATCAGATGCCGCAAGTATCACAGCTAAAGGAATCGTATTTCGAGACGACGATGGCAAACTCATGGTGCGGTTGAATTTCCGCAAACGCTATATTACTTTGGGCGCGATCGCAACTTTAATCGGGCTTGCCTTTAAGCTATACGACCCCGACAATTTACTCGGCAAAGGTGAAGATGTTGGCATTACCTGTATTCTGATTCCCGCGAATACAGAGGGCATGATTCTCGGAAAACGGCATGATCCGATGGGAGTTCCCTTCTACAATTCTCCTGTGGAAGGGCAAGACGTAGTTGTTTCCGTCGATCAAATCATTGGAGGAGTAGAGCAAGCAGGACAAGGCTGGAAGATGCTGATGCAAGCGTTAGCGGCTGGACGAGGCATTAGTTTTCCGGCAAGTTGTACAGGTGTTGCGAAGTTAGTTGCTCGCGTTACAGGAGCTTATGCCAAAGTCAGACAGCAATTTGGCAGTTCGATCGGTCGATTTGAAGGTATTGAAGAACCCCTGGCTCGAATTGGCGGACTCACTTATGTGCTCGATGCGGCTCGAATCTATACTGTTGGTGCAGTCGATGCGGGTGAAAAACCTGCGGTCGTTTCTGCGATCGCAAAATATCAATTCACAGAAACGACTCGAAAACTTGTGAATGATGGCATGGACATTTTGGGCGGTTCAGGTATTTGTCGCGGACCGAGAAATCTACTCGCAAACTTCTACACTGCAATGCCGATTCCGATTACAGTTGAAGGCTCGAACATTCTCACCCGCACGCTGATGATCTTTGGGCAAGGTGTGATGCGCTGCCATCCTTATCTCTATGCAGAAGTAATGGCGATTGAAACTGGAGATGCGATCGCATTCGATCAGGCTTTGTGGAAGCACATTGGATCAATATTCCGAAATACGTTTAGAACACTATTACTGAGCCTATCACGCGGCTATCTTGCATCTGTCCCAGGGAACAAGTCCACGAAGCGCTACTATCAAAAGCTCGCTTGGTCTTCTGCAATGTTCGCATTCCTCACCGATTTCCTATTGATTCGGTTTGGCGGAGCGCTGAAACGACAGGAAAAACTAACAGGAAGACTTGCAGATTGGTTGTCATGGATGTATCTAAGTATTGCAACATTAAGACGATTTGGGGCAGAAGGATACAAGGCAGAGGATTTAATCTTTGTCCAATGGGCGATGAACTATAGCTTTGCTCAAATGCAACAAGCGTTAGAAGGAATTCTCGTCAATCTGCCGATTCCTAGCATTGCTAAATCCATTCTCCTAAGCCTTGTGAGAATCAATCCACTCGGCACGCTCCCAACTGATACACAGGGAAGTCGCGTAGCACAAGCCTTACAGACGACAGGAGAAGAACGAGAGCACTTAACGTCTGGCATCTACCTTCCGAAGCATCCCGATGAAGCCTTGGGACGCTTAGAGCAAGCGCTCAAGCTCTGTGAACAGGCTGAAGCGGTCATGAGCAAGGTTAAGCAAGCAATCCGAGCCGGACAGTTACCTCAAGGAAAGGTAGAAACATCGATTGAGGCAGCATTGAAGACTGAAGTGATCACGAAAGCAGAAGCAGACTTACTTCGAGCAGCAGAATCTGCACGATTCGATGCAATTCAGGTCGATGCCTTCACGCTCCAGGAGTATCAAGGCAATGGGTTACAGGTGCCGCAGTTCTCAACAATCCTTGCTCAGAAAAATGTCACCTGA
- a CDS encoding acetyl-CoA C-acyltransferase: MQEAYIVSSVRTAIGKAPRGKLRNMRSDDLGAIALKTALEKVPDLDVNQIEDVIFGCAFPEAEQGMNLGRVIAERSGLPDSVAGATVNRFCASGLQAIAMAHQAIITGQADVMVAGGAESMSLIPMGGHDMLPNPTLVAEMPQLYCTMGATAETVTQQYDISRADQDAFALRSHQRAIQAIQSGRFNDELVPVPIRETLYADGKPQVVESIVKTDEGPRSDTNLEALSKLPAVFRVGGSVTAGNSSQMSDGAAATILVSETKLKEFNLQPLARMLGFAVAGVPPEIMGIGPVVAVPKVLQQVGLRLEEIGLIELNEAFAAQSLAVIRKLGLNEEIVNVNGGAIALGHPLGCTGARVTATLLHEMKRRGIRYGLATMCVGGGMGAAAVFENLMR, translated from the coding sequence ATGCAAGAAGCTTACATTGTTAGTAGTGTCAGAACCGCGATCGGTAAAGCACCCCGTGGAAAGCTGCGGAATATGCGCTCAGATGATTTAGGTGCGATCGCGCTAAAAACTGCACTCGAAAAAGTTCCCGATCTCGATGTCAATCAAATTGAAGATGTGATTTTCGGCTGTGCGTTTCCCGAAGCAGAGCAAGGTATGAATTTAGGACGGGTGATTGCTGAACGTTCTGGATTGCCTGACTCTGTTGCAGGTGCAACTGTGAATCGATTCTGTGCTTCTGGATTACAAGCGATCGCAATGGCGCATCAAGCCATCATTACTGGACAGGCGGATGTGATGGTTGCGGGGGGTGCGGAATCGATGAGTTTGATTCCGATGGGCGGACATGATATGTTACCCAACCCAACGCTGGTCGCGGAAATGCCGCAGCTCTATTGCACGATGGGAGCAACAGCGGAAACAGTGACGCAACAGTATGACATTTCCCGTGCGGATCAAGATGCCTTCGCTTTGCGATCGCATCAACGAGCGATTCAAGCCATCCAATCGGGGCGATTTAACGATGAGCTAGTTCCCGTTCCCATTCGCGAAACCCTCTACGCTGATGGTAAACCTCAGGTCGTGGAAAGTATTGTCAAAACCGATGAAGGCCCCAGATCAGATACCAATTTAGAAGCGCTCTCGAAGTTACCTGCGGTGTTCCGAGTCGGCGGATCAGTCACAGCAGGAAACTCTTCTCAAATGTCAGATGGTGCAGCAGCAACAATTTTAGTCAGTGAGACAAAGCTAAAAGAGTTCAATCTACAGCCCTTGGCGCGAATGCTAGGATTCGCAGTAGCAGGCGTTCCTCCTGAAATTATGGGCATTGGACCCGTCGTTGCAGTTCCGAAAGTTCTACAGCAAGTGGGACTGCGTTTAGAAGAGATTGGCTTAATTGAACTGAATGAAGCATTCGCCGCGCAATCGTTAGCTGTCATTCGGAAGCTTGGGCTGAATGAGGAAATTGTGAATGTGAATGGTGGTGCGATCGCGTTAGGACATCCTTTGGGATGTACAGGAGCGAGGGTGACAGCAACGCTGCTGCATGAGATGAAACGTCGCGGGATTCGGTATGGATTGGCAACGATGTGTGTGGGTGGAGGAATGGGAGCGGCGGCAGTGTTTGAGAATTTGATGCGTTAA
- a CDS encoding 3-hydroxyacyl-CoA dehydrogenase/enoyl-CoA hydratase family protein translates to MFKPFQTVAVLGAGVMGSQIAAHLANVGLTVHLLDIASPTGSKNDLVESAWKKALKLSPPILFTEKVARRITLGNFDEHLDRLRQADWIIEAVVEDLQIKQQLMECLESIIQPETIVSTNTSGIPIRWIAKGRSESFRKRFLGTHFFNPPRYLKLLELIPTQDTDAAVLDRVKWFGERYLGKGIVIAKDTPNFIANRIGIFVTLLGVKAWAEQGYSIEEIDTLTGTLIGRPKSATFRTADLVGLDTLIAVADHLYQAVPNDEHREIFQIPDVLRKMVANGMLGAKTKQGFYKKQQRQILSINPKTFAYEAAQPLNLGELDAIAALPLRDRIRALYASSGRAGDFFRQTTLEMLNYSAHRVPEIADDPQDIDLAMRWGFGWDMGPFELWDVLGVETVLADMQAAEMSVPAWVKQSFYPSVTAEEEKAVWKNAEAALLEMGDGVLLYEFRSKGNTLSNKVLEGFAAALSILETSDYKGLVIGNKSDHFSGGANLAEMGMIAQSGDWNAIATLISNFQELLQRIHYFPKPIVAAIQGRVLGGGCELVMACPKIVAAAETYIGLVEVGVGLIPGAGGLMRMASRAAERAATETPSHVLPFLRTAFETIAIARVSSSAVEAQALGFLPYDARILISGEHRLEVAKAEVLHLDRIGYVPPPQNNSIFVLGQAGRAALEQIAYVYEQGGFASAYDRYLASRLAFVLTGGELTAPALVSEDYLLQLERESFVPLLRQEKTQARMMHLLKTKKPLRN, encoded by the coding sequence ATGTTTAAACCATTTCAAACCGTAGCAGTATTAGGCGCAGGTGTGATGGGAAGCCAAATTGCAGCACATCTAGCAAATGTGGGGCTAACGGTTCACCTCTTAGACATTGCATCTCCGACCGGATCTAAGAATGATTTAGTCGAAAGTGCGTGGAAGAAAGCCCTGAAACTATCGCCACCGATTCTATTTACCGAGAAAGTTGCAAGGCGGATCACGCTTGGTAACTTTGATGAACATCTCGATCGACTTCGCCAAGCGGATTGGATTATCGAAGCAGTCGTTGAGGATTTACAGATTAAGCAACAGTTGATGGAGTGTTTAGAATCGATCATTCAGCCTGAGACGATTGTTTCTACCAACACAAGCGGCATCCCGATTCGTTGGATTGCAAAAGGGCGATCAGAATCATTCCGCAAGCGATTTTTAGGAACGCACTTTTTTAATCCGCCTCGCTATCTCAAACTGCTGGAACTCATTCCAACTCAAGATACAGATGCAGCCGTTCTCGATCGCGTGAAATGGTTTGGCGAGAGGTACTTAGGCAAGGGCATTGTCATTGCTAAAGATACGCCAAATTTCATTGCCAATCGGATTGGCATATTTGTGACTTTGCTGGGAGTCAAAGCTTGGGCTGAACAAGGCTATTCGATCGAGGAAATTGATACCTTGACCGGAACGCTGATCGGAAGACCAAAATCTGCAACGTTTCGGACAGCCGATTTAGTCGGGTTAGATACCTTGATAGCAGTTGCCGACCATCTCTATCAAGCTGTACCTAACGATGAGCATCGCGAGATTTTTCAAATTCCAGATGTGCTGCGAAAAATGGTAGCAAACGGGATGTTGGGTGCAAAAACCAAACAGGGATTTTATAAAAAGCAACAGAGACAGATTTTGTCCATCAATCCGAAAACGTTTGCTTATGAAGCAGCACAGCCTTTGAACTTGGGTGAACTTGATGCGATAGCAGCTTTACCTTTACGCGATCGTATCCGCGCTCTTTATGCAAGTTCTGGACGAGCAGGCGATTTCTTCCGGCAAACGACACTCGAAATGCTGAACTATAGCGCCCACCGAGTTCCCGAAATTGCAGATGATCCGCAGGATATTGATCTAGCAATGCGTTGGGGATTTGGTTGGGATATGGGGCCGTTTGAACTTTGGGATGTCCTTGGGGTTGAAACGGTGTTAGCCGATATGCAAGCAGCAGAAATGTCTGTCCCTGCTTGGGTGAAACAATCTTTCTATCCAAGTGTCACGGCTGAGGAAGAGAAAGCAGTTTGGAAAAATGCTGAAGCTGCGTTGCTAGAGATGGGCGATGGTGTATTGCTGTACGAATTTCGCTCGAAAGGCAATACTTTAAGCAATAAAGTACTTGAAGGATTTGCAGCAGCACTCTCGATTCTAGAGACGAGCGATTACAAAGGATTAGTCATTGGAAACAAGAGCGATCATTTCTCAGGCGGTGCGAACCTTGCAGAAATGGGAATGATTGCACAGTCTGGGGATTGGAACGCGATCGCAACACTCATCTCAAATTTTCAAGAACTCCTCCAACGAATTCACTATTTCCCGAAACCAATTGTCGCAGCCATTCAGGGGCGCGTTTTGGGTGGCGGATGTGAGTTAGTGATGGCTTGTCCGAAAATCGTCGCAGCGGCTGAAACCTACATTGGACTCGTAGAAGTTGGAGTAGGGCTGATTCCGGGTGCAGGTGGGTTGATGCGGATGGCAAGTCGAGCCGCAGAACGAGCCGCAACCGAAACGCCAAGCCATGTTCTACCTTTCTTGAGAACTGCGTTTGAAACGATCGCAATTGCCAGGGTTTCGAGCAGTGCAGTCGAGGCGCAAGCTTTAGGATTTTTGCCTTATGACGCGCGAATTTTGATCAGTGGGGAACACCGATTAGAAGTTGCGAAAGCAGAAGTCTTACATCTCGATCGCATTGGTTATGTTCCCCCGCCTCAGAACAATTCGATCTTCGTATTAGGGCAAGCGGGACGAGCAGCATTAGAACAGATTGCTTATGTCTATGAGCAAGGCGGATTTGCGAGTGCGTACGATCGCTATCTAGCATCTCGGCTGGCATTTGTATTAACAGGTGGAGAACTCACTGCTCCTGCCTTGGTGTCTGAGGATTATCTACTGCAACTCGAACGAGAATCATTTGTGCCGTTGTTAAGACAGGAAAAAACTCAAGCACGAATGATGCACTTGCTCAAAACCAAAAAGCCGCTCCGGAATTGA